The sequence CACTTCAAGAACACACATTCAATCAATATCAGGGGcaaattatatgaatatatatatatatatatataattggtagGAAGGGGCAAAATATTTGGTGTGATCAGATAAGTCAAACCTGATTTCCCTTCAGCTTTAAGCCCAAAATTTAATGAACAATACAAAACAAGATATTTATAGCGACAGGTCTTGTAATATTTTGCTAAGTGGGAAATTCTGAAATGCAAAAACATGCCCGCAAATGCTGTGCTTCAAGTGCCTATTTCCAAAATCCCAATTCCAGAGTCCAAATATCAAAATACTTCCTTCGTTTATGAAAATGGCCACAACTAGTGAAACAGCAGGGTACTCCCATGACACTTATTTACTGCTAGCATTTCAGAAACAGCAACAACAATCAAGTCACTGATCAAGAGAGGCAACAAAACTCAAAGAATATACCTACCTTGTACTTAAGTGAATGTTGGAAATGGGACCATGACACATGTGACAACTGGGAATGCACATAATGTTGCAATGTAGACACAAAATGGTCAATTTGTTGCCTGTCATTCAAGAAGAGCACCGGAATGAGTTATTATGAGTGTTGATATAAGAAAAAGCCTTCATCAGAAGtacaaattataaaagaaaatgaacaagAAATTCCACTTTAACGACATTCTAATATTTGATTGGCAGaatattaaaatatgatttgaCACCTCagttttttacaataataaatagTGTGGAATCAACTCCCACCATTAACATCTCTAACACACTTTTGCCCAACCCAGATACAACATTGCTCCAAAACTTAACACTCTCAAAATGTGACACCTCGGAAATTTTTTACATTAACAAATAGTGTGGGAATCAATCCCAACCATTTGTAAAGCTTTCAAGCTTTTACCCAACCCAGACATAGCATCACTCAAAAACTCGCACATTGTATAGAGGATACAGATTAAGAACCGAAGAGCATTAGGTATATATACAGAAAAATCTACAAACAGCACTGTCTATCTCATACATGTTGTCCCTTATACATCCACCATCCACAtgcatgcataaataaataaataaatacacacacacttAATATTGTCATGATTACAATGTGTAAACCTAGGTAGCTTACACAGTAATGACAATCACAATACACAAATAGGTGAAACAGAGAACAATGCAAAAAAGAAACTacctcatttttattaaaatattgaaatccTTCATTTCACCATGCATCAAATTTCTGTTGTGACAGGTTGGATACATCAGGGTCTGAAAATTTAAAGTAGATGGCTGTTATTTCTTTCATATATTAACAGAATAGATAAATGTCAATGGTAACTTATGACAAAGAAAAAAGtataagataaaaaagaaatccaGCAAAGAAAAACTTGAATGATCAACTTCACAGTGATGGAAAGTGAAAAGCAACCATTCCCATGCTCTGAATAGTACAATCATTGCACAGAAAAAAAACGTAAAAATGTCAGATATAAAGAAAGTAATTGAGGGCATCCTCTACAGCAAAGGTACCCACAAGGTCCCAGAAAAACCTGAGCCATATATTGGTTGTCTCActaaattttaatgatttttcaaTTGTTAGGATAACAGAGAAATATTGAATACGCTTCCTTCTCTCACAAACATACTGCTTAGGCATTTCAAGGTTCACTTCAGTAGGATTGGCTTGGAATGAATACTAGCAGTGACAATTCAATGGAAAAGCCCCATGTGGTCTATATGGCCCGGGTCACATTTTCACCTGAAGTGCATTTTTTGATAGAACAAAACAAGATGCCACAAAGCTGAAACCTAGCTTACAAACAAGTAGCTCCGTAACTAGTACAGATAAGTACCTCCTAAATCATGCCTCAAATATGGTCACAAATTTAGCATACTAAAGTTCAGCACAATATACGCACAAAAATGCAGAACTATGcacatttaaattatataatacaaATCATTTGGAGAATGCACAAAATGTATCTACGTTCTATAGCTGTTAGGTTGGGCTTATATAAGTCAGGATTTGCTGGTCACAATGTGGGGAAAAATTGATTATGAACATAGAAGCTCAAGATGTAGCAACTAAAACTACAACAGAGCAAAGAAAAAGTCCTACATGCATACTAGTAATAGTATATGCAAAATTGAGGTCCAAATGTAACAAACACCCAAAGAGAATACTAAACACCTTTAAGCTGCACCAAACATCAGCCAATGAAAAAGCAGCAAGCCTGATTTGAATGAGATAACTGAATATCCCAGCATATATTTCCAATGCCTCTGGAGTTATAACAACACTGACAGGCCAATCCACTCTGTATCCAAGTACTAGAAAATCAAACCAATGGATGCCTGGCATTTCAGATGGTCAACCATAAAATAGGATTACCATATATGAAGGACTTTCGCATATCATATAAGAGAAACAAGAAGTTTAGAAGAGCAAATATCATAATGCAATTTTTACCAGTTGTGGAATGTGGTCGGGCAGTTAAATTCTTCCCcttcataaataaaaacaatcgtTCTCTGTATTGATCATTCTCACATGAAGACCTCCTTAGAGCTAAATCAAGCTGTCCTTGGATTTCAGTTATTTTCTGCTCTGGTTCAATACCATACCATTTCTGCCAGAAAGAGTCATTTCAAAATATAAGTGAACAGGAATTCGTCATTAACCACATGATGAAGTCATAAATAAAGGAAGGAAATACTTGATTACGAagagaaagaatgaaagaatcCGCCCAGTCTGCCAGTTCCATAAAATGATACCGGCGCAATGCCAACAAATGTCCATGTAGATCGAATCCCTGCTCGAGCAATTTGATAGTGAAGTTGCTCACATAATTATATCTAAAAGGCAGTTAAAGGGAGGGCAGCAAGATTATTACTTCAAAACGGGAAAGACAACTTTACTGAAGAAAACAATTCTCTCATACAGCTAGCCAATTCTTTCCTATTGTTACCACAGCTAAGTAGAAGATAGAAGCAACTTTTGCAAATAGCAACTGACAGAAAGTATTGATAAGTATCACAGAGATGTGACGGTTCTAATGTGCTTCACATTGATTAAGCACTccattttattgttattttgctTTTCCAAAGGCTGTGTCACAAATGAGACACGATTCATACAGAGACACTGTGGTTGAGCATTACAAGTTTAGTAAGTAAAATGGCTCAAAGATGGAACCATTTTAAATTACCAAGACTGAGAAACATGGGTGAATATGGGAAAGTAGGCAAATGAGAGCTTTAATAAATTAAACCACAACGGAAAAGTTCAAGGGGAAAAATggccaaaaaacaaaaaactacaaTTCATTATCTAATGAAACTAGAAGAGTAACCTCAAGGATACTGAAGCATGATCCCTTGCACTATGCATTTGCTGATGACAACATCCAGGGGTGTCTCATATGCAGCAAATAAGCCACACTTATCTCGTGTACTAACTGTGGAATTTTCACCTGAATAACTTAGTGATCCCTCCCAATTTGCCCCAGAGGAAGCATTTTGCAGGGGTTCCTTCTGGAAATCCTCATTTGATGAAATTAcagtttttattgttaatttatctGTCATATGTTTTGGAGCACATTGTTCAGAGGAAACACTCTCTGTTCCTGGAGAAGGAACACCTGACTCTGTAGGAATAGGAGCTTCAACTTGAAACTCATGCTCAGAGTAGACCTTACAAGGATCTGAAACAGAAGAAAAATCGAAGTACGAAAAAAAAGACCCCTTTTTATTCAAAGAGCTTCTGTCTCTCAAGTTCCATGTTGAATGTAGAAATGATGATTTTCTCAAAATTGGATTAGTGCTGAGGTCATACGAGTCATGGCAAGCCCATGGCTCTGGAATACCCTTAGATTGACCCCCAAAAGTGTCATTCATGAGTTTGATCCGCCTAAATGGATCCAGTTCAGAACTTTCAGAAACAAACACTTCATGAAAATATGATTTCCCACTGTCAATGTTGTCTGAGTTCTCATCAGCTATCTCAGAGACAAACTCAGTGAAATGTAGTTGTTTTGGACTCTTGTACTTCATATTGGCATAAAAAGGATTCTCAAGAAGACCTCCTAATGGCCAGCACTTACCAGATTGAAAACCTTCatttatggtttttaatattttagaacaCTTTGAATCCCCAAATTGTTGACCGGTAGAAATTTTGCCGAGTTCCACATCTTCATGATTAGGGTGCACAAGAGGAGAAACTTGAACAGGACCTTCGGAACTATTGTGGTGTGATGGGTGCAAAGAGTTTGGTCTAACAGTTTCACATAACTTCTGCAGCACATTTCTACTGTCATAACAAATGGACACCCTCGAAAGAAGATAAGCATCTGGCTGCGATGAAATGCCAAGCACACTGGGCgcatcttcatcttcacaacTATCAAAAGATGAAGAGTCTGACAACTGTGAGGGATCAACAACATAACAGAGGTCATCAGATGTGCTAGAATCATCATTATCCTTTTGAGCTTCAGCCCTGAAATtagccaaaataaaataaaataaagtaaagtaaaacCTATAAGATGAGGGTTTGGTGGGCGAtgaatagaagaagaagaatattgtACTTACCCAGAAGCCCCTTGTTCATGGATTGTTGGAGTCCAAATTAAGTCCAGATCAAGTGGCAAAGATAAGGAACTATCCATACCATTCCTTTTACAATCAGAAGAAGGCATAGAAGGACATGGAATTCCCTACAAAAAACTTATTGAATTTAAAGCCTGAAATACATTAGTGGCATGATGATAAGGGCAATGGATAGAATACTAAGCAGacaaaattaagttgataataaAAGTGTTCACTGCCAACTGAAAGGACAAGAGAGAAATGGATCATGGCAAAATGATTAGGGGAATActggaaaaactaaaaaacaagaaattcaattatttcatgTTAGAATAAAGGTGTTTGCTTCAGAATACTGCAATTTCATCATGCACAGGGCACTATTCCAGGTTATTTGTTTTATGGACACTTGCTGCTAAAGTTGAAAATTCAAAGGGAACTGTACGAAACCAAGCATAGCAATAAGTAGAATAAGAAACGTAACACCAAATGCGATGAAAGACAAGGTGTTTGAGTAAGAGAATAAAACTTACTGTGTAACCTAACTGATGATATTTGACATctaattttgtgaaaaaatgATGAAGCTTATCCAGCATCATTTGGTACATAGTGTTTCTTTTCTCAACTAAATCCCCCAAGTCTTTTCTACAAAACATCATGGGATTCAGGAGAAATGCAGAATCACTTGATACTCCTTCCCAACAAGGCAGAACATCTTCAAGATTTGGCAAATCCTTTGGGTCATTTTCTCTTCCATAGTTGTTATATCCAAAAATTCCATAGTTGCACAACTTCAGGAGTTTCACAAGAACCTGAAGTTGCTGTCCAGCTCGTATAAGTGGGCGAGAAGCATCTTCTAGAAAACAAGGAACAGAAATAAAATCCAGCTCCTAGAAATTCAATTATTTCCATTGTTAGATACACAAAAAGGAAGATATGCACATAAATGAAAGACACCTAGACACACAGAAGTCACACAAAATACCTAGTACAAACAAGCATGATGCATGAATGTGTacacaagtaaatgagaagtCTTATGCGGAAGTTTCAAGTTTGGAGACTAGAAGAATATACTACCTTGACATATGCCAATGATAAATCATCAAGAGGCCCAGTTTTAGTGATTGAACTAGTTGCACCATCTGAATCTGAATCCACAACATGAAATTCCTTGTAAGGATCAGCAATGCTTGCTCGATAAATCCATGACTTAATGAACCCACAATATGGGTCAGACGAGCAAATGAATAGGAACTTGAGAAGCGCATAATGGACTGGATCAGCatcctaaaattcaaaacaGGAGAAGCATCAGCTGAAAAGAACAAACTGAAGAATATATCTATAATTCACTCGCAAAATCAGATTGTGTAAATATCTCACTATAAGAACATAATAGAAGATAACCCTGTGCAACTTCTAACCAGATCTAAAGTCCCTtataatccatttttttaaacatgcatGAGTATGTTGGAAATAAAATGTTCAAAGAACACCCATATCAtacaaattaacaaattatctaCAGAATTATAGCAATTACTGAAAATAAACAGCACAGTCATAAcaaaactcaagaatgcaagtAACAATATATCAAAACgacaaagaaatacaagaagagAAAGCAGTTAATCAGGCTTACTCGGAGCTGAACATACAAATATGAAAGCAGATCTGCTCCTCTTGGAAACTTGCTGAATTCTATCTCAACATCAACACTCAAATCTTCTCTAGAAAGATTAACAACATCAGCAAAACATATGTTTCCAAGAGCCTCAATCCGAGTCCTCAACTCCTTAGTATGCAAGAAAACCTCCAAAACCGTAACTTCAGAATGCACAACACTCGTGAGACTGCCTACCCCATCCAGAGAACTCTCCTCTGCAGTGACTCCACTCGAAGAACGCCTCAGTTTAACAGAGGCCAACAGAGTATTCAGAGCACAAACATACCCTTCCAAAACCTTTCCAACAGCTACCGAGAATGCTTGATTTACAAGACTTTGCGTGGCATTGTGACCCTCAGAGGAATTATAGTCTACAAACCTTTGGAGAAGGAAGAACACGAGGCCGGAGTGGAAAAAGGAATTCAGAAGCTTGGCCAGTGCACTGGTGCTCGACCACCGTCGCCAGAAATCAGGAATCCGATGAGAAGTCCGGTCCGCCGGGCTCACGGAAAACTCGGTAGAGAGCTTATCGATCTCAACTAGAGCTGACTTCACACCTAGCAATGCATTTATCGCTAGACGAACCAAAGCCGATTCCTGCGAGAGAAAAAAAACAGATCTTTGGTAAATTGAACAAAGGAATCGCGAAGAAGACATCACAGGGAGCTCACCGAGACGATGGGCGTGTCATAGATCGGGTCTTCGCGTTGCCGGAGTTTAGAGGATGGGGCAGCCCCGCCACCGCTCTCCGAGCTAATGGATTCCCAGGTCTTAGGAGAGATCCAGGGGTCGTCGACCTTGAGGTTTCGCCGGAGCAAGGAGAGATTGGGATCTACCTCCATTGGAGGAGGATAGagatctagggttagggttttggctTATCTTCACTTGAGGAGAGAAAGGGGGGAATGCCTGAACGGCTAGTTTGAATGCGGAGCTCCGTTAACCCAAACGGATCCGGATCTCGATCCGGAATCGGAGCGAATCCGAAATGTTTCATTACCTAATAGAtttcgtattttatttaattataatgccaatttttttttatattagttgaCAAACACCCATTTAAGATTTAAGTTAGGGATTAGACCAAACACCCGTTGGTATGATGTCAAAATATTACtaaaactattaattatatatatattacagatTGTTTGAAAAatgtaatgaattaattaattaggtataatacccgaattagtttctttacttttctctctcttctttttggtccctctactcaaaaattGCTCACAACTAGTCCTCTGCTTTTAAAAATGGTTTTACTTCGTCCATTCTATTCTAAAATGGGCCAATTAGTGGttgtattttcaaaaatagaggggACTAAATgagaagagattaagggtagaaGGACTAcgttgggtcattttcaagagtagacgGACTAGTGGGGAGCATTTCTGACTAGATGGaccaaaaaaaatag comes from Dioscorea cayenensis subsp. rotundata cultivar TDr96_F1 chromosome 15, TDr96_F1_v2_PseudoChromosome.rev07_lg8_w22 25.fasta, whole genome shotgun sequence and encodes:
- the LOC120277109 gene encoding uncharacterized protein LOC120277109 isoform X1, which encodes MEVDPNLSLLRRNLKVDDPWISPKTWESISSESGGGAAPSSKLRQREDPIYDTPIVSESALVRLAINALLGVKSALVEIDKLSTEFSVSPADRTSHRIPDFWRRWSSTSALAKLLNSFFHSGLVFFLLQRFVDYNSSEGHNATQSLVNQAFSVAVGKVLEGYVCALNTLLASVKLRRSSSGVTAEESSLDGVGSLTSVVHSEVTVLEVFLHTKELRTRIEALGNICFADVVNLSREDLSVDVEIEFSKFPRGADLLSYLYVQLRDADPVHYALLKFLFICSSDPYCGFIKSWIYRASIADPYKEFHVVDSDSDGATSSITKTGPLDDLSLAYVKELDFISVPCFLEDASRPLIRAGQQLQVLVKLLKLCNYGIFGYNNYGRENDPKDLPNLEDVLPCWEGVSSDSAFLLNPMMFCRKDLGDLVEKRNTMYQMMLDKLHHFFTKLDVKYHQLGYTGIPCPSMPSSDCKRNGMDSSLSLPLDLDLIWTPTIHEQGASGAEAQKDNDDSSTSDDLCYVVDPSQLSDSSSFDSCEDEDAPSVLGISSQPDAYLLSRVSICYDSRNVLQKLCETVRPNSLHPSHHNSSEGPVQVSPLVHPNHEDVELGKISTGQQFGDSKCSKILKTINEGFQSGKCWPLGGLLENPFYANMKYKSPKQLHFTEFVSEIADENSDNIDSGKSYFHEVFVSESSELDPFRRIKLMNDTFGGQSKGIPEPWACHDSYDLSTNPILRKSSFLHSTWNLRDRSSLNKKGSFFSYFDFSSVSDPCKVYSEHEFQVEAPIPTESGVPSPGTESVSSEQCAPKHMTDKLTIKTVISSNEDFQKEPLQNASSGANWEGSLSYSGENSTVSTRDKCGLFAAYETPLDVVISKCIVQGIMLQYNYVSNFTIKLLEQGFDLHGHLLALRRYHFMELADWADSFILSLRNQKWYGIEPEQKITEIQGQLDLALRRSSCENDQYRERLFLFMKGKNLTARPHSTTGIHWFDFLVLGYRVDWPVSVVITPEALEIYAGIFSYLIQIRLAAFSLADVWCSLKTLMYPTCHNRNLMHGEMKDFNILIKMRQQIDHFVSTLQHYVHSQLSHVSWSHFQHSLKYKILILLFCTSIERFIDGLN
- the LOC120277109 gene encoding uncharacterized protein LOC120277109 isoform X2, with amino-acid sequence MEVDPNLSLLRRNLKVDDPWISPKTWESISSESGGGAAPSSKLRQREDPIYDTPIVSESALVRLAINALLGVKSALVEIDKLSTEFSVSPADRTSHRIPDFWRRWSSTSALAKLLNSFFHSGLVFFLLQRFVDYNSSEGHNATQSLVNQAFSVAVGKVLEGYVCALNTLLASVKLRRSSSGVTAEESSLDGVGSLTSVVHSEVTVLEVFLHTKELRTRIEALGNICFADVVNLSREDLSVDVEIEFSKFPRGADLLSYLYVQLRDADPVHYALLKFLFICSSDPYCGFIKSWIYRASIADPYKEFHVVDSDSDGATSSITKTGPLDDLSLAYVKELDFISVPCFLEDASRPLIRAGQQLQVLVKLLKLCNYGIFGYNNYGRENDPKDLPNLEDVLPCWEGVSSDSAFLLNPMMFCRKDLGDLVEKRNTMYQMMLDKLHHFFTKLDVKYHQLGYTGIPCPSMPSSDCKRNGMDSSLSLPLDLDLIWTPTIHEQGASGAEAQKDNDDSSTSDDLCYVVDPSQLSDSSSFDSCEDEDAPSVLGISSQPDAYLLSRVSICYDSRNVLQKLCETVRPNSLHPSHHNSSEGPVQVSPLVHPNHEDVELGKISTGQQFGDSKCSKILKTINEGFQSGKCWPLGGLLENPFYANMKYKSPKQLHFTEFVSEIADENSDNIDSGKSYFHEVFVSESSELDPFRRIKLMNDTFGGQSKGIPEPWACHDSYDLSTNPILRKSSFLHSTWNLRDRSSLNKKGSFFSYFDFSSVSDPCKVYSEHEFQVEAPIPTESGVPSPGTESVSSEQCAPKHMTDKLTIKTVISSNEDFQKEPLQNASSGANWEGSLSYSGENSTVSTRDKCGLFAAYETPLDVVISKCIVQGIMLQYNYVSNFTIKLLEQGFDLHGHLLALRRYHFMELADWADSFILSLRNQKWYGIEPEQKITEIQGQLDLALRRSSCENDQYRERLFLFMKGKNLTARPHSTTGIHWFDFLVLGYRVDWPVSVVITPEALEIYAGIFSYLIQIRLAAFSLADVWCSLKTLMYPTCHNRNLMHGEMKDFNILIKMRQQIDHFVSTLQHYVHSQLSHVSWSHFQHSLKYK